GGTGTGCCGGTATCGTTGCTGACGGTCGGCCGCTTCGTAGACTTCCCCGTATCCCGGGGCGCGAAGCATTCGTACGACTGTACAAACCGACGAACGTACCGCTTCCCCGAGAAAGGCCCTCACCGTGGCCGCCAAGCCCGTGGCCCCGCGAGCCAAGCGCCTCGTCGTGCTGGTCTCCGGATCCGGCACCAACCTCCAGGCGCTGCTCGACGAGATCGCCGCCACCGGCGTCGAGGCCTACGGAGCCGAGATCGTCGCCGTCGGCGCCGACCGCGAGGGCATCGAGGGGCTGGCCCGCGCCGAGCGCGCCGGGCTGCCGGCCTTCGTGACGAAGGTCAAGGACTACGGGAGCCGCGACGAGTGGGACGCGGCGCTCGCCGAGGCCGTCGCCGCGCACGAGCCGGACCTCGTCGTCTCGGCCGGGTTCATGAAGATCGTGGGCAAGGAGTTCCTGGCCCGCTTCGGGGGGCGGTTCGTGAACACCCACCCCGCCCTCCTCCCCAGCTTCCCGGGGGCCCACGGCGTGCGGGACGCGCTCGCGTACGGCGCCAGGGTCACCGGCTGCACCGTCCACTTCGTCGACGACGGCGTCGACACCGGGCCGATCATCGCGCAGGGCGTGGTGGAGATCCGGGACGAGGACGACGAGAGCGCTCTGCACGAGCGCATCAAGGAAGTCGAGCGAAGGCTGCTCGTCGATGTCGTGGGGCGGCTCGCCCGCAACGGCTATCGCATCGAGGGACGAAAGGTAGTTATCCAGTGACCGCCGAGAGCAACAAGCGGGCCGTCCGACGGGCGCTCGTCAGCGTCTACGACAAGACCGGGCTGGAGGAGCTGGCGCGCGGGCTCCACGAGGCGGGCGTCGAACTCGTCTCCACCGGGTCCACGGCCGGCCGTATCTCCGCCGCCGGCGTCCCCGTCACCAAGGTCGAGGAGCTGACCGGCTTCCCCGAGTGCCTGGACGGCCGGGTCAAGACCCTGCACCCCAAGGTGCACGCCGGAATCCTCGCCGACCTGCGCCTGGACAGCCACCGCGAGCAGCTCGGCGAGCTGGGCGTGGAGCCGTTCGACCTGGTCGTGGTCAACCTCTACCCGTTCGAGCAGACGGTCGCCTCCGGTGCGTCGCCCGACGAGTGCGTGGAGCAGATCGACATCGGCGGCCCCTCCATGGTCCGCGCCGCCGCCAAGAACCACCCCTCCGTCGCGGTCGTCACGAGCCCCGCCCGGTACGCGGACGTGCTCTCCGCCGTGAAGGACGGCGGCTTCGACCTGACCGCCCGCAAGCGGCTCGCCGCCGAGGCGTTCCGCCACACCGCCGAGTACGACGTGGCGGTCGCCGGCTGGTTCGCGGGGGAGTACGCCGGCGACGGCGAGCAGTTCCCGGAGTTCATCGGCGTGACGTACGAGCGCAAGAACGTGCTGCGCTACGGCGAGAACCCGCACCAGCCCGCCGCCCTCTACACGGGCGGCTGCGGCGGCCTCGCCGAGGCGGAGCAGCTGCACGGCAAGGAGATGTCGTACAACAACTACGTCGACACGGACGCCGCCCGCCGTGCCGCGTACGACCACGCCGAGCCGTGTGTCGCGATCATCAAGCACGCCAACCCGTGCGGTATCGCGGTCGGCGCGGAGGTCGCCGAGGCGCACCGCAAGGCGCACGCCTGCGACCCGCTCTCCGCGTACGGCGGCGTGATCGCGGTCAACCGCCCGGTCTCCAAGGAGATGGCCGAGCAGGTCGCGGAGATCTTCACCGAGGTCATCGTCGCGCCGGACTACGAGGAAGGCGCCCTCGAAGCCCTCACCAAGAAGAAGAACATCCGCGTACTGCGCTGCCCCGAGGCACCGCAGCCGCCCGCGGAGTTCCGCCCGATCGACGGTGGCGGCCTGGCCCAGGTCAAGGACGTGTTCCAGGCCGAGGGCGACGACCCGGCGAACTGGACGCTCGCGGCCGGCGAGGCGCTGAGCGACTCCGACCTCGCCGGCCTGGCCTTCGCCTGGAAGGCCTGCCGCGCCGTCAAGTCCAACGCGATCCTCCTCGCCAAGGACGGCGCCTCCGTCGGCGTCGGCATGGGCCAGGTCAACCGCGTCGACTCCGCGAAGCTGGCGGTGGAGCGCGCGGGCGCCGAGCGGGCGCAGGGGGCGTACGCAGCCTCCGACGCCTTCTTCCCCTTCCCGGACGGCCTGGAGATCCTCACCGCGGCCGGCGTGAAGGCCGTGGTCCAGCCGGGTGGCTCGGTCCGCGACGAACTCGTCGTCGAGGCCGCGAAGAAGGCCGGCGTGACGATGTACTTCACGGGGACGCGGCACTTCTTCCACTGACCCGGACGCCCGGTGTTGGGCCGGTCGAGGGGACCGGCCCAACAGGCGTTTCAGTCGCAGGTGTTGGACGTGTAGCTCGCGTAGTGCCACGCGTCGTTGTGGTAGAAGCGGTACTGGCCCGAGGCCGTCCGGTAGAGGTCGAAGTGGTACTTCGCTCCGTGGTAGATGAGCTTGTGCTTCGTGGCGTCGGTCGATCCGCTGCCGAGGTAGGCGTACGACGACGTCGACAGGGTGCCCCTCGTCCCCGAAGTCGTCGTAGTAGGAGCCGGCCCCGCTGACGTAGCCGCTGGAGGCGGAGGCCGAGGCGGGCACGCGTGGTGCGGATGCTCATGAAGGTTCCTTCCCCCGTTGGGTCATGCGTGGCGTTCTCGCCATGGCCATGCTGGCCGGGAAGGGAGTGCGAGGGTACCTGCAACGTTCCAGGACGGTTCAGGACTCCCCGCCCTTGCGCAAGGCCCGCCACGTCGCCGGTCCCACGATGCCGTCCGCGGCCAGTCCCGCCCGCTCCTGGAAGATGACGACCCCGCTCCGGGTCTTCGGGCCGAAGTCGCCGTCGACCTCGCCGACCTCCGGGATGCCGTGCAGGTGGCGGAGCAGACCGTGGCGCTCGATGCTGCGGAAGGCGTGCCGCGGTGCCCAGACGTCGAAGGTGAGCAGGTCCCCCGCCGCGGGCAGGGTCACGCGCGCCGGCTCGAACGGCACCGGCGCCTCCACCCGGCCCGGGCCGACCTTGATGTGCTTGCCCGCGCCTTCCGGGTTCTCCACCACGTAGGTCTGGTCCACGCCGAGATTGCTCAGCAGCCAGAACGTCCGGTGGGCCGCGATCTCCCCGGCGACCCGGGGCACCCCCGCGTGTGCGATGGCGAGTCCGCCGCTGGGCAGCGTACGGGAGGTGGACGAGGGCACCCCAAGCATTCGGGCGGCGCGGCGGGTCGCCGTGAACCTCGGATGTCACAGGGTCACTTCCGCTCCTCAGGCGTGTACTCCTTGAGGTGGTGAGCGACGCGGTCGGCGTAGTCACGGTACTTCGGGGGAACCCCGCCCGCGTCGTTCACCTTCTTGTACGACGTCCGGTACGCGACGGCGACCAGGACGGAGCGGTCGCCGGGCAGGCCGGCCTCCAGACGGGGCGTGATCCAGCACAGGTAGCGGCCCATGGCGGGGATGGACTCGGCGGGCGGGAACGGCGGTTCCGGGACGGTCTCGCCGGGGGTGCCGTCCTCGTTCATCCACCAGCGCAGCACGCTCGGTGTCCAGCGGGCGATGCCGTACTCGTTCTTGGCCGGGTCGGACAGGGCGGGGTCGAAGTCGCTCTCCACCTTCAGCATGGCCGCGATCAGGGCCGGGCTGACCTCCTCGCGGTCGCAGTCGTGCGCCGTCTCGACGATCAGCAGCCGGTAGGCGGGCGGCACGTCCCGGTCGGTGCGCAGCACGTCCGCGCCGTAGGCGGCGGCGGAGACGCTCGCGGTGCCGCCGCCGCGCGGGCCCGCGGTGGGCTGCCGGCCGTCACCGGCCCAGGAGACGACGCCGTAGGCGAGCGCGGCCAGCGCCACGGTGCCCGCGGCCGAGGCCGCGACGACGCCCCGTCGGGTGCCGCCCCGGGCCCGGAGCGAGAACCTCGCCGTCCCGCTCGCGGCGTCCGCCGCCGCCGTCACCCGGCGCAGCAGGGCGGCGGTGCCGGTCCGGCCGGCGTGCGTCCGGGTCAGACAGTCCCCGACGATCCCCCGCCACGCCTCCGGCAGTTCGGGGGAGAGCCGTAGCTCGTGGGTGCCGCGGGCGTAGGCGACGGCGGCGTCGCGGCGGGCCGTCGGGGTGCCGCCGGGCAGCGGGAAGGACCCGGTGAGGACGAGGTGGGCGAGGACACCGAAGGCCCACACGTCGGCGGACGGCCGGATGCGGCGGCCGCGTTCGCCGATCTCGGACCACAGCAGTTCGGGCGGCGTGTAGTCCGGGGTGGAGAAGGCGGGCGTGTAGGCGTGGGTGCCCTCCAGTTCGGCGGCCATGTTGAAGTCGGCCAGCCGCACCGAACCGTCCGCCATCAGCAGGACGTTGGCCGGTTTCAGGTCACCGTGCACCCAGCCCGCCCGGTGCAGCTGCGCCAGCCCGGCGCAGACCTGGGCGAGCAGTGCGGGCCCGTCCGGCGGGCGGGGCGAGGCGGCGATCAGGGCGGACAGGGAGCCCTCCGCCCGCTCCAGGACGAGGACGGTGGCGCCGTCCAGCCGGGGGTGGTCGGGGTCGTCGACGGTGAGGGTCTCGTACATCCGGATCAGCCGGGGCTGCCGCAGCCGGCGCAGCAGCGCGATCTCGCGCTCGACCAGGTCCCGCAGGTGGGCGAGTTGCCGCGGGGTGCCGGTACCGGTGGGCAGGAACTTCAGGGCGGCCGTGTCCGGCAGGTGCCCGCCGCTTCCGTCGCCGCCCTCGGTGCCTCCGGTGCCGTCGACGCGGCGCGCGGCGTAGACGCTGCCGAAGGCGCCGGTGGCGATCGGCTCGCGCACCTCCCACCCGCCCACCCGGTAGCCCCGGGGCACCGGGACGGCGTACGGCTCGGTCATCGCGGTGCCTGTCCGGACGGTGCCGCGAGGACCGCCAGGTCGTCCTCGCGGACCAGGTCGAAGCGGAGCGCCAGGGAGACCAGCGACTCCTTCTTGCCGTTGAGCCGCGGTCCCGGGTCGGCGGTCTCCGGGCCCGGCTTCAGCCGCAGTTTCACGGCGAGGTAGTCGATGTTCCACTGCACCGACGTACGGGACGCGGCCGGCCAGGCCGGGCGGAGCCGCTCGACGACCTGGTCCATGGTCGGCAGCGGCGCGTGCGGCGCCCCGCGCAGCCGCGGTTCGCACAGCGCGGCCAGCACCGCGAAGTACCGCTTGGTGCGGTCGACGGAGAAGGCGGGCGCGGTCGGCTCGCCGTCGGTGCCGTCCTCGGCGCGCAGATAGTCGTGGCGCGGCGCCCACACCTCGACCGGCAGCAGGTCGCCCGCCGCGGGCAGCACGATCCGCGAGAACTCGAACGGCACCGGCGCGTCCAGCCGGCCCGGCGCGACCTTGATGTGCTCGCCCGCGCCCTCCGGGTTCTCCACCACGTACGTCTGGCGGGCCGAGAGGTTGCTCACGGTCCAGAAGGTGCCGTGGGCGGTGATCTCACCGGCCCGGCGGGACACCCCGTCGTGCGCGATCAGCAGCCCGCCCTCGGGCACGGCGCGTCCGAAGACGAGCCGTTCGCCGGGTGCGAGCCGGAGCTGGGCGCTGCTGTGTTCGTCCTCCGAGGTCGGCGGAGGTACCACGATGATGCTGAACAAGGTGCGTCTCCCCGTGCCTGACGGCTACCCGCGTCAGACTATTGCGACGCACCAGGGCCGTGCCCCCCTCGTACGGGTGAGACACGGCCCTGTGACGTGATTGGCGAGAAGTACGCACTGGCGTACGCCGGTTCAGTACTGCGGGCGGGTGAACCAGTAGCTGCCGTTCCGGTTGGCGCAGAAGACGATGATCAGGATGCCGAGCACCAGGCTGATGAGGGCGAAGACGTTCGCCGCGAACAGGCTGATGACGCTGAACAGCACGACCACCGACGCGTAGATGATCGCGGAGACGCGCACCCCGCCCCGGCCCGTCGCGAACTTGACGCCCGTGAATATCGCCCAGAACGCAAACGCCAGCACGATGACCCCGAGTACGATCATGATGCCGGTGCCGACGCTGGCGGCGGTGTCCGCGTCCTCGGCGGAGAGGCTCGGGTCGGAGTTGACCGCGTCCTCGAACTCCTCCGAGAACCAGGCGCTGGCGATCATCATCAGCAGACCGCCGATCACCTGGAAGCCGCCCAGGACGAACAGCATCACGCGCGCTGCCTTCACCGAGCCGGGCATCGCCACCGGGGCGGGCGCGTAGCCGCCGCCGTACGGCTGCTGTACCGGCGGGGCCGCGGGGTAGCCGTAGCCGGGCTGGCCCTGGGGCTGCTGCTGGGGGTAGCCGTAGTTCGGCTGCTGGCCGCCGCCCTGGGGCGGGCCGTAAGGGTTGTTCGGATCGCCGAAACTCATGGCGGGACTTCCTCCGTCGCTGTCAAGTGCGGGGACGGCGCGCGGCGCG
The Streptomyces sp. NBC_01723 genome window above contains:
- the purN gene encoding phosphoribosylglycinamide formyltransferase, with the protein product MAAKPVAPRAKRLVVLVSGSGTNLQALLDEIAATGVEAYGAEIVAVGADREGIEGLARAERAGLPAFVTKVKDYGSRDEWDAALAEAVAAHEPDLVVSAGFMKIVGKEFLARFGGRFVNTHPALLPSFPGAHGVRDALAYGARVTGCTVHFVDDGVDTGPIIAQGVVEIRDEDDESALHERIKEVERRLLVDVVGRLARNGYRIEGRKVVIQ
- the purH gene encoding bifunctional phosphoribosylaminoimidazolecarboxamide formyltransferase/IMP cyclohydrolase; translated protein: MTAESNKRAVRRALVSVYDKTGLEELARGLHEAGVELVSTGSTAGRISAAGVPVTKVEELTGFPECLDGRVKTLHPKVHAGILADLRLDSHREQLGELGVEPFDLVVVNLYPFEQTVASGASPDECVEQIDIGGPSMVRAAAKNHPSVAVVTSPARYADVLSAVKDGGFDLTARKRLAAEAFRHTAEYDVAVAGWFAGEYAGDGEQFPEFIGVTYERKNVLRYGENPHQPAALYTGGCGGLAEAEQLHGKEMSYNNYVDTDAARRAAYDHAEPCVAIIKHANPCGIAVGAEVAEAHRKAHACDPLSAYGGVIAVNRPVSKEMAEQVAEIFTEVIVAPDYEEGALEALTKKKNIRVLRCPEAPQPPAEFRPIDGGGLAQVKDVFQAEGDDPANWTLAAGEALSDSDLAGLAFAWKACRAVKSNAILLAKDGASVGVGMGQVNRVDSAKLAVERAGAERAQGAYAASDAFFPFPDGLEILTAAGVKAVVQPGGSVRDELVVEAAKKAGVTMYFTGTRHFFH
- a CDS encoding peptidoglycan-binding domain-containing protein; translation: MERHGLLRHLHGIPEVGEVDGDFGPKTRSGVVIFQERAGLAADGIVGPATWRALRKGGES
- a CDS encoding serine/threonine protein kinase, which encodes MTEPYAVPVPRGYRVGGWEVREPIATGAFGSVYAARRVDGTGGTEGGDGSGGHLPDTAALKFLPTGTGTPRQLAHLRDLVEREIALLRRLRQPRLIRMYETLTVDDPDHPRLDGATVLVLERAEGSLSALIAASPRPPDGPALLAQVCAGLAQLHRAGWVHGDLKPANVLLMADGSVRLADFNMAAELEGTHAYTPAFSTPDYTPPELLWSEIGERGRRIRPSADVWAFGVLAHLVLTGSFPLPGGTPTARRDAAVAYARGTHELRLSPELPEAWRGIVGDCLTRTHAGRTGTAALLRRVTAAADAASGTARFSLRARGGTRRGVVAASAAGTVALAALAYGVVSWAGDGRQPTAGPRGGGTASVSAAAYGADVLRTDRDVPPAYRLLIVETAHDCDREEVSPALIAAMLKVESDFDPALSDPAKNEYGIARWTPSVLRWWMNEDGTPGETVPEPPFPPAESIPAMGRYLCWITPRLEAGLPGDRSVLVAVAYRTSYKKVNDAGGVPPKYRDYADRVAHHLKEYTPEERK
- a CDS encoding FHA domain-containing protein, encoding MFSIIVVPPPTSEDEHSSAQLRLAPGERLVFGRAVPEGGLLIAHDGVSRRAGEITAHGTFWTVSNLSARQTYVVENPEGAGEHIKVAPGRLDAPVPFEFSRIVLPAAGDLLPVEVWAPRHDYLRAEDGTDGEPTAPAFSVDRTKRYFAVLAALCEPRLRGAPHAPLPTMDQVVERLRPAWPAASRTSVQWNIDYLAVKLRLKPGPETADPGPRLNGKKESLVSLALRFDLVREDDLAVLAAPSGQAPR